One stretch of Schlesneria sp. DSM 10557 DNA includes these proteins:
- a CDS encoding ion transporter, which yields MSSSETPLTLSAPQAETETGLRPYEFFIVLLCCFSLLMLGLETFIHLPAEDAEIIDAVDNVICGIFFIDFLVRFVAAPNKLKFMIWGWVDLVSSIPVLDALRLGRVVRIFRILRVLRGFRLARIMSVYLQHHRADGTLLTVILSSILLLLLSSIAILQVEQVDGANIKTPSDALWWSIATMTTVGYGDKYPTTSIGRMISSIVMVCGVGMFGMLSGSVTSWILQPARARRDINFATIQSELVVIQSRLDAIQAKSSANTDPRLTRIMASWPELSEATRKELLRIAER from the coding sequence ATGAGTTCCTCTGAGACCCCGTTGACATTGTCCGCACCGCAGGCTGAGACGGAAACGGGATTGCGGCCATACGAATTCTTCATCGTGTTGCTGTGCTGTTTCTCGTTACTGATGCTCGGACTGGAAACATTCATCCACCTTCCGGCCGAGGATGCCGAGATCATCGACGCCGTCGATAACGTGATCTGCGGTATCTTCTTCATTGATTTCCTGGTTCGGTTCGTCGCTGCTCCAAACAAACTGAAGTTTATGATCTGGGGCTGGGTCGATCTGGTCTCCAGCATCCCTGTACTGGACGCGCTGCGTCTTGGCCGGGTGGTTCGTATCTTCCGCATTCTGCGTGTCTTGCGAGGGTTCCGCTTAGCTCGAATTATGAGTGTCTACCTGCAGCATCACCGAGCGGACGGTACCCTTCTGACGGTGATCCTGAGCTCGATTCTGCTGCTGCTACTCTCCAGCATTGCAATCCTTCAGGTTGAGCAGGTGGATGGGGCCAATATCAAAACTCCCTCTGACGCCTTGTGGTGGTCGATCGCGACCATGACGACAGTGGGCTACGGGGATAAGTATCCCACCACGTCGATCGGGCGGATGATCTCCAGCATTGTCATGGTTTGCGGAGTGGGGATGTTCGGAATGCTCAGCGGTTCCGTCACCTCGTGGATCCTGCAGCCAGCGCGAGCACGCCGTGACATCAATTTTGCGACTATCCAATCCGAACTGGTCGTGATTCAAAGTCGCCTGGATGCAATCCAGGCGAAATCGTCCGCGAATACCGATCCCCGTCTTACCCGAATCATGGCGAGCTGGCCCGAATTGTCAGAAGCGACTCGGAAGGAACTTCTGCGAATTGCCGAGAGGTGA